The following are from one region of the Nymphaea colorata isolate Beijing-Zhang1983 chromosome 7, ASM883128v2, whole genome shotgun sequence genome:
- the LOC116257077 gene encoding LOB domain-containing protein 40-like, which translates to MRMSCNGCRVLRKGCSENCSIRPCLQWIKSPESQANATVFLAKFYGRAGLMNLINAGPDHLRPAIFRSLLYEACGRIVNPIYGSVGLLWSGSWQLCQAAVEAVLKGAPIVQISSEAAATANPAPLHKAYDIRHVAREDNSGACAELHKIRNRNRFKRSGKPKAKADSPDSVPETLNDGPEVCNLRWRRCYPDDYKSSESSSHSEQNAEADTDSMLSNETVEASLLDHAEAAPAAKHDSDDDSDNDLRLELTLGFEPVSRAGSVESGHRDEPQPRRKSSFSFDISV; encoded by the exons ATGAGGATGAGTTGTAATGGATGCAGGGTTCTCCGCAAGGGTTGTAGCGAGAACTGCAGCATAAGACCCTGTCTTCAATGGATCAAGAGCCCCGAGTCCCAGGCCAACGCCACCGTCTTCCTAGCCAAGTTCTACGGCCGCGCCGGGCTCATGAACCTCATTAATGCCGGCCCCGACCACCTCCGTCCTG CCATCTTCAGGTCTCTCCTGTACGAAGCCTGCGGCAGAATCGTCAACCCGATTTACGGTTCCGTGGGCCTTCTCTGGTCCGGCAGCTGGCAGCTCTGCCAGGCGGCGGTGGAGGCCGTCCTCAAGGGAGCCCCCATCGTTCAGATCTCCTCCGAGGCCGCGGCCACCGCCAACCCCGCCCCGCTCCACAAGGCCTACGACATCCGGCACGTCGCCCGGGAAGACAACTCCGGCGCCTGCGCCGAGCTCCACAAGATCAGGAACCGGAACCGGTTCAAGCGCTCCGGGAAGCCCAAGGCCAAGGCCGACTCGCCGGATTCCGTCCCCGAGACGCTGAACGACGGGCCCGAGGTCTGCAACCTCCGGTGGCGCAGGTGCTACCCGGACGACTACAAGTCAAGCGAGTCGTCCAGCCACTCCGAGCAGAACGCCGAGGCCGACACAGACAGCATGCTGTCCAACGAGACGGTCGAGGCCTCCCTGTTGGACCACGCCGAAGCAGCCCCAGCGGCGAAGCACGACTCGGACGATGACTCGGATAACGACTTGAGGCTGGAACTCACGCTCGGCTTCGAACCGGTCTCTCGAGCCGGATCGGTCGAGAGCGGCCACCGCGACGAGCCGCAGCCGCGGAGAAAGTCGTCGTTCAGCTTCGACATATCGGTCTGA